The Echinicola rosea genome has a segment encoding these proteins:
- a CDS encoding SOS response-associated peptidase codes for MCERYSLATTKQDLENRFEAEMLDNFQPRYNIAPTQLLPLITSDSPRGFSHFYWGVTPEFSKNKPVSLKYINTKAETVHLKASSKSAFQRRRCIIPADGYYMWKKVGKKTKIPYRITFHDRRLFSFAGIWEEFENESGKVNHTFSLLTTEADAMHQDFGDRMPVILGREQEKIWLDKFKGMDQLLATLHGPEADSMTAYTVSQMVNQISVDAEFLLKKTGPMDQFGNYTLFG; via the coding sequence ATGTGTGAACGATACTCTTTAGCCACGACCAAACAAGATTTGGAAAACAGATTTGAAGCAGAGATGTTGGATAATTTCCAACCCCGGTATAACATTGCCCCTACGCAGCTTCTGCCCTTGATCACTTCGGATAGTCCACGGGGATTTTCACATTTTTATTGGGGAGTGACTCCGGAATTTTCCAAAAACAAACCTGTTTCCCTCAAATACATTAACACAAAAGCAGAAACGGTCCACCTGAAAGCTTCCAGCAAATCAGCCTTCCAAAGAAGGAGGTGTATCATACCCGCCGACGGCTATTACATGTGGAAAAAAGTGGGCAAGAAAACCAAAATCCCCTACCGCATCACTTTCCATGACCGCCGGCTGTTTAGCTTTGCAGGAATATGGGAGGAATTTGAAAACGAATCCGGCAAGGTAAACCACACTTTTTCCTTACTTACCACAGAAGCGGATGCCATGCATCAGGATTTTGGTGACCGGATGCCGGTAATATTAGGACGGGAGCAAGAAAAAATCTGGCTGGACAAATTCAAAGGGATGGACCAGCTGCTGGCTACATTGCACGGTCCGGAAGCCGATAGTATGACCGCTTACACCGTCTCCCAAATGGTCAATCAAATCAGTGTGGACGCTGAATTCCTCCTCAAAAAAA